The genome window GCTTCCCGGCCAACCCCTCATTGCGGCGAGTTTGGGTGGCGGCGTTGTAGTGGTAGAGCGTGCGGCCGGTCGAAAGTACCAGCGGGTACTCCGGATCCGCGCACTCGAAGGGCGGCCGGAAGTCCACCGCCTGGAACAACCCCTTGCCGCGCAAAACGCCGCCCTTGTGCAGATACTCGGCGCTCGGTGATTCGGCCGTCGGCACCGGCCACTGCAGGCCACCCTCGCTCTCCACCCGCTGGTGTGAAATGCCCGAGAATTTCGGAGCCAGAGCCGCCATCTCGGCGTAGATTTCCGAAGGATTCGAGTACTCCGGCTGCTCCAGACCGGCCCGCTTCATAATGTCCAGCAGGATCTCCCAGTCGGGCCGGGCCTGGCCGGGGGCGTCGATCGCTTTGCGCACCTTCTGCACTCGGCGATCCGAATTGGTGAACACCCCGTCCTTCTCGGCGAAGCAGGCCGCCGGTAGAATCACGTCCGCCCAGCGACAAGTTTCGTTGAGAAAAATGTCCTGCACCACCAAGAACTCGATGCCGTTCAAGGCCTCCTCCACCCGCCCCACGTTGGGTTCGGAGATCACGATGTCCTCGCCCATCAGGAACATGCCCTTGATCTCGCCGAGGGACATCGCCTTCATCATCTCGTTCAGGTTGAGACCCGGCTCCTCTCCCTGAGGAACTCCCCAGGCGCGCTCGAACTTCTCGCGCACTTCGGGGTCGATCACTTCTTGGTAGCCGGGATAGTAGATTGGCGTCGCTCCGGCGTCATTGGCGCCCTGCACGTTGTTCTGGCCACGCAGCGGATTCAGACCGGTGGAGCGTTTGCCCAGGTGACCGGTCATCAACACCAGGTTGGAAAGGGCAAAGACGTTGTCCGTGCCGGTGGTGTGCTCGGTAATGCCGAGGGTGTAGTAGATACCCGCTTTCTCGGTGGTGGCATAGGTGCGGGCCACCTCGCGGATCATCTCGGCCGGCACGCCGGTGATCTTCTCCGCCTCCTCCGGCGGGTAGTCCTTCACCGTGTCGCGCACCGACTCGTAGCCTTCGGTATTGGTGGCGACGAACTCCCGGTCCACCAGACCTTCCTCCACGATGACGTGGGCCATGGCATTCAACAGCCACACGTCCGTCCCGGGTTCGAGTTGGAGGTGCCAGTCGGCGATATCCGTCAGCCAGATGGCACGGGGATCAGAAACCGCCAGCTTGGCACCGCGCTGCACCGCCCGCTTCATCTCCATGGCGATGATGGGATGCGCCTCGGTGGTGTTCGATCCGGTGACGAACAAGAAGTCCGCCTCGCGTATCTCCGGGATCGAGTTGGTCATCGCCCCGGCCCCAAACGTGGTCACCAGACCGGCGACCGTGGGAGCGTGTCAAGTGGCGGCACACTGATGGACGTTGTGTGTTCGAAAGGCCGCCCGCGCCATCTTCTGCACTAGGTAGTTCTCCTCCACGGTGCAGCGGCTGGAACTGATGAAGGCCAGGGAGTCTGCGCCGTGGCGCTCGGAGACGCCGGCGATGCCCTCCACCACCCGATCGAGGGCCTCGTCCCAGGTGGCCTCGTGGAACTCACCGTCGGCGCCACGCACCAGCGGCGTGGTCAGGCGGTCGTCGTGGTGGATGAAGTCGTTGGCGAAGCGCCCTTTGACGCACAGATTGCCGTCGTTCAAGGTTGTGCCCGGCGGCGGGCTGGTGACCTTGACAATGCGCTCCGCCTCGCGATCGACGTTCAAATCGATCTGGCAGCCGACGCCGCAGAAGTTACAGGTGGTGCGCACCTTCTCGAGTTCACTCTCGGCCTTGCCGTAGAGGATGGCCTGCTTCTCGGTCATGGCGCCGGTCGGGCAGACGTCGACACAGCCGCCGCACAGCTCGCAGGTGGTGTCCATCAAACCGGCGCGGTCGGCTGTGGAAATGGTGGTGTGGGCGCCGCGACCGGCCAGGGTGATGGCGGAAACCGCCTCCACCTGGTCGCAGTAGCGGGTGCACAGCGAACAGGCGATGCAGCGGTCCGGCCGGAACTGGATGAAGGGGTTTTCGTCCTCCGGGCGACCCTGGCGCGGAGTTTCCACGGACGGCCACTCCCCGGCGGTACCGTAGGCGTCGGCGTGCTCGAAGATGCGCGAGGGATTGTTGTCCTCGGCCCGCTCGCGTTCGTCCACCGTGTCCGCCAGGTGGAGGGACAGGATGAAGCGACGGTTGCGCTCCACCTTCGGCGTTTGGGTGCGCACCACCATCCCGGCCCGGGCCTTGGTGGCGCAGGCCGGCTGCATCAGCCGCGCCCCCTCCACCTCGACCAGACAGATGCGGCAAGCCGCCGCCGGAGTGAGGCGCGGATCATGGCACAGGGTGGGGATCTCGATCTCCGCCCGGGCCGCTACCTGGACGAGGGTTTCCCCCTCCTCGAAGGTTAGCTCGTTGCCGTCGAGCACCAGCATCGGACGGTCGCCAGGATTCGCATGCGCTTTGCCGTTGTTCTTGCTCATCGGGTCCTTCCTCAGTTCGCTTCTTCCAACACTACGAACGTCCAAACTCTTCCGGCCAGTACTTTCTCGCTGAGGTCAACGGCAGCGACGCCGCCTGACCCAGGCCGCAGATGCTCGCCTCGGCCATGCCCCAGGACACCTCCTGCAGATGCTCCAGAGCCGCCACCGAGGTGCGATCGTCCCGGAATCGCGCCAGTGCTTGCCGGATCATTTGGGTGCCGATGCGGCAGGGGGCGCACTGGCCGCAGCTTTCGTCTTCGAAGAAGATCGCCTGGGAGATCGCCGCTTCGAGCATGCTCGCCTCATCGTTCAAGACCACTACCCCGGCGGAGCCGAGCATCGAGCCGGCTTCACCGAGGGTCTTGAAGTCCATTGCGATGTCCATCTGCGAAGCCGGCAGAAAACCGCTCGACGCACCGCCCGGCGAGAAGGCCTTGAGGGTGCCGACGGGGCCGCCGGCGGCCGCCAGCAATTCGGCCATGGAAACCCCCAGCGGCAGCTCGTAGACCCCCGGCCGGGCGACATCGCCGGAAATGCAGTAGAGCTTGCTGCCCGGCGCCGTCCGCCCGAGATCTCTGAACCATCTCCCGCCGCGCTGGAGGATCGCCGGCACGCAGGCGATGGTCTCGACGTTCTGGATCAACGTCGGCTTGCCGCGGAAGCCCTGCTCCACCGGGAACGGCGGCTTGAGGCGCGGCATGCCGCGCTTGCCTTCGAGAGCCTCCAAAAGCGCCGTCTCCTCACCGCAGATGTAGGCGCCGTGGCCGTCCACGAAGTGCCAGACGAGGGAATCATCGAGATCGCCTCGAGCGGTGGCTTCGGCCAACGCGGCCTCCAGGCGCTTCCGGGGCAGACCGAACTCGCCGCGGATGTAGAGATAGATGTCCTGGGCACCCAGGGTGTGGGCGGCGATGGCGAGACCTTCAAGCACCAGGTGGGGACGCCGCAGCATCACCTCGCGATCCTTGAAGGTACCGGGCTCGCCCTCGTCGGCGTTGAGCACCACGTAGCGTTCCGTCACCGCCTGGCCGCGCACGGCGTTCCATTTGATGTGAGCCGGGAAACCGGCGCCGCCCCGCCCCTGGAGGCCGGCCGCCTCGACTTCTTCGCACACCCAATCGGCACCGCGCTCCAGAGCCAGCGGCAGCGCTCCCCAGGCTTGTTTGTCTGCGCCGGCAAGATTCATCGGCAGTTCCGGATCGTCCGGGGTGAGAGTGCAGATAGGTTCCGGATTGTCGACATGCGGTTGCCAAATCGCCGGCGCCTGATCGCACAAGCCCAAGCACGAGGCATAGGCCGCGTCGGTGCCCTGGGTTTCGAGGGCGGACATCACACCCTCGCAGCCGGCGAGGGCGCAGGAAAGGCCGTGGCACACCCGCACACCGGCATTGGGATCCGCCAGCAGGTGGTAGAAGGTGGCGACACCGTAAATATCCGCCTCCGGAACGCCGGTTTCGCGATGCACCTGGCGCACCGCACCGGGGCGCAGTCCACCGGCCTCTTCC of Acidobacteriota bacterium contains these proteins:
- the fdhF gene encoding formate dehydrogenase subunit alpha, with amino-acid sequence MSKNNGKAHANPGDRPMLVLDGNELTFEEGETLVQVAARAEIEIPTLCHDPRLTPAAACRICLVEVEGARLMQPACATKARAGMVVRTQTPKVERNRRFILSLHLADTVDERERAEDNNPSRIFEHADAYGTAGEWPSVETPRQGRPEDENPFIQFRPDRCIACSLCTRYCDQVEAVSAITLAGRGAHTTISTADRAGLMDTTCELCGGCVDVCPTGAMTEKQAILYGKAESELEKVRTTCNFCGVGCQIDLNVDREAERIVKVTSPPPGTTLNDGNLCVKGRFANDFIHHDDRLTTPLVRGADGEFHEATWDEALDRVVEGIAGVSERHGADSLAFISSSRCTVEENYLVQKMARAAFRTHNVHQCAATUHAPTVAGLVTTFGAGAMTNSIPEIREADFLFVTGSNTTEAHPIIAMEMKRAVQRGAKLAVSDPRAIWLTDIADWHLQLEPGTDVWLLNAMAHVIVEEGLVDREFVATNTEGYESVRDTVKDYPPEEAEKITGVPAEMIREVARTYATTEKAGIYYTLGITEHTTGTDNVFALSNLVLMTGHLGKRSTGLNPLRGQNNVQGANDAGATPIYYPGYQEVIDPEVREKFERAWGVPQGEEPGLNLNEMMKAMSLGEIKGMFLMGEDIVISEPNVGRVEEALNGIEFLVVQDIFLNETCRWADVILPAACFAEKDGVFTNSDRRVQKVRKAIDAPGQARPDWEILLDIMKRAGLEQPEYSNPSEIYAEMAALAPKFSGISHQRVESEGGLQWPVPTAESPSAEYLHKGGVLRGKGLFQAVDFRPPFECADPEYPLVLSTGRTLYHYNAATQTRRNEGLAGKQPEAFVEVHRSNARKLGIEDGQLVDVVSRRGRVRCRAMVSRQVRPNSIWMPFHFPEARTNYLTTDAGDAVTGTGEYKVCAARIEPVEDSVVENLFRGAFALAGE
- a CDS encoding NADH-ubiquinone oxidoreductase-F iron-sulfur binding region domain-containing protein; amino-acid sequence: MLPKGARREEVLERLEEAGGLRPGAVRQVHRETGVPEADIYGVATFYHLLADPNAGVRVCHGLSCALAGCEGVMSALETQGTDAAYASCLGLCDQAPAIWQPHVDNPEPICTLTPDDPELPMNLAGADKQAWGALPLALERGADWVCEEVEAAGLQGRGGAGFPAHIKWNAVRGQAVTERYVVLNADEGEPGTFKDREVMLRRPHLVLEGLAIAAHTLGAQDIYLYIRGEFGLPRKRLEAALAEATARGDLDDSLVWHFVDGHGAYICGEETALLEALEGKRGMPRLKPPFPVEQGFRGKPTLIQNVETIACVPAILQRGGRWFRDLGRTAPGSKLYCISGDVARPGVYELPLGVSMAELLAAAGGPVGTLKAFSPGGASSGFLPASQMDIAMDFKTLGEAGSMLGSAGVVVLNDEASMLEAAISQAIFFEDESCGQCAPCRIGTQMIRQALARFRDDRTSVAALEHLQEVSWGMAEASICGLGQAASLPLTSARKYWPEEFGRS